Proteins encoded within one genomic window of Meriones unguiculatus strain TT.TT164.6M chromosome 13 unlocalized genomic scaffold, Bangor_MerUng_6.1 Chr13_unordered_Contig_107, whole genome shotgun sequence:
- the LOC132650522 gene encoding LOW QUALITY PROTEIN: cyclin-dependent kinase 8-like (The sequence of the model RefSeq protein was modified relative to this genomic sequence to represent the inferred CDS: deleted 1 base in 1 codon) has translation MDPVKRITSEQRRCRAAYFLEDPLPTADVFAGCQIPYPKREFLTEEEPDDKGDKKTQQAPPANTHTNGAALGQDSGHAGGHAGGHAGGHAGGHAGGHAGVTSGVTRPDRRSRRCAWPRPTTTSGLILASDYQRSNPLAAFPRRGAGAERPGLPGAGAAAAVLAPGRRCRHACPRRRVGGARRGRGRGRARRRRPRGSPPPAPTRVLPTPTRAQPPPPPEDAGRAHA, from the exons ATGGACCCCGTGAAGCGCATCACGTCGGAGCAGAGGCGATGCAGGGCCGCGTACTTCCTGGAGGACCCGCTGCCCACGGCCGA CGTGTTCGCCGGCTGCCAGATCCCGTACCCGAAGCGCGAGTTCCTGACGGAGGAGGAGCCGGAC GACAAGGGCGACAAA AAGACCCAGCAGGCGCCGCCGGCGAACACGCACACGAACGGGGCGGCGCTGGGGCAGGACAGCGGCCACGCCGGGGGTCACGCCGGGGGTCACGCCGGGGGTCACGCCGGGGGTCACGCCGGGGGTCACGCCGGGGTCACGTCGGGGGTCACGCGCCCGGACCGCCGCTCAAGAAGGTGCGCGTGGCCCCGCCCCACCACTACCTCAGGCCTCATCCTGGCCTCGGACTACCAG cgcTCGAACCCGCTCGCGGCCTTTCCCCGGCGCGGCGCAGGCGCAGAGCGGCCTGGGCTACCCGGGGCCGGCGCCGCCGCCGCAGTACTCGCACCCGGGCGCCGCTGCCGACACGCGTGTCCGCGGCGCCGCGTGGGCGGGGCCcgccgggggcgggggcggggccgggcgcgGCGGCGCCGCCCACGCGGGTCCCCACCCCCGGCGCCCACGCGTGTCCTCCCCACGCCCACGCGCgcccagccgccgccgccgccggaggACGCCGGACGCGCACACGCGTGA